A stretch of DNA from Hydra vulgaris chromosome 03, alternate assembly HydraT2T_AEP:
AAACGAgcttgttttaaaattacgtttatatgaatttttgctaaaagaataaaaaataatatcaaggTCAGTCTGGCTTTTTCTAGCAGGGCTAGCCTCTTTATCggtaaaataataactttaaagatAGCTGCTATCGACAAAAAAACACATCGCATTTTAACAATATGTTTCACTGGTGCTATAACACAAATAATGCTTCTTAAAAGCctaattgtattatataagCTTCACAAAttgaaatttgataaattttttaaatattattcttttacGAAAACGATCACAACCActttaaaagatgaaaaaagcAAGAGAGAGGCgccttaaaagaaaaaatcgtAGTTGCTGGTTTAAAACTGGCAGAACTGATTTATGGtggaataatataataactggTGTAGCTCCCATTGATGtatagaaaacaaattttaggcTTTCACGGTTTCTTTTTCATGAATTTGGTTTCAGAGTTAAGCCCTTATTTATTTCCTGACCTTTTTTTGCCTAACTCTAGAGCTCTATCAGCAGATAAAAAAGTAGCTATTACTTTATATTACTTAAAAGACACTGAATCATTGGGAATGACTGCAAATACTTTTTGATTTGCTGTATGCACTGCTTCTGCCGttataatttcattttgtaaGGCAATATCAAAGTATTTTGGGCCAAAGTATCTATTTCTTCCAAGAAATCAAACTGAAAtgcaaaatttcaaagtttgaaagtaaatttggaaTGACACAAGCCTTTGGATGCATCGATGGCACCAATATCCCAATTCGTTGTCCATTAACTTACTCACAAGATTTTTGTTGctataagcaatatttttttcttagtgttcaaGTGTCTTAGTGTATGTGATTACAAAGGCTATTTTATGGATGTTGAGTGCATGTGGCCAGGAAGTGTACATGATGCTAAAGTGTTTGCAAACTCATCAATAAGTATGAAGTTAAGAAATACTATTCTTCCTCATACGTTTcagaaatcaacaaaaaaagtagaGAAGATACCTAATTATCTTATTGGTGATCCAGCCTATCCATTACTACCATTCTGTATGAAAGAATATAAACATTGTTCAAATAATGAAGAggtaatttttaacaacatgcTTAGAGCAGCACGAAATCCTATTGAGTGCGCTTTTGGTCGCCTTAAAGCAAGATGgggtattttaataataaaggttGACCTTAAACTAGAGGCTGTTCCTACTGTTATTTATGCTTGTTTTGTATTGCATAACATATgtgaaaaaacaaattcttaTGTTGACGACAACCTAGCTAAATCACAAACagatctcattaaaaaaaacgaaaaagaatacaaaaatgtACCAAACCCAATATATTCTATAAACGAAGCTGAAGGATTAATTATACGTAGAACTCTTACAGACttgataaattaaacatatacacacatacatacattcatatatatatatgtatatatatatatataataataataataataataataataataataataatagtagtaataataataataataataataaacattttgaacattacatttataaagactctttataaaattatttgtttttattttttctcaatattttcGAAAGTGTTTTTATCTAGACAATTAATTGTTGGTAACACTAAGGGACTAAGTTGCATTTGTGAATATACGTTAGGTGAATGTTGATAGAACTGATTTTGGTTTGATGATTGTTGTTGAGTTTGTATTATAGCATACTATCTTGTGCCAAGAGCTCAAAAGAACGACGTATGCCATTTCCCGGGTCAGTCATTGATTTACTTTCAGTGTTAATACTTTCTGTGAAGCACTTTGTCGATTCTCGCATTGCTTCTGCCATTTCTTTTCTAAATTGAGTATCGTCTCTAGCTTCTTTAAGCAGTAGTTGGTCGCGTTGTGCGGCGCTTAAATTTCGTTCCAAGTGCTTTCTTTTGTTGTCAATGAGTTGTGGTATAcagctttttctatttttatggtTATACTATCTGCAGTATTATTGTTGTTGACTAACTCTACCTCTTCTGATAAGCCTTGATCAATTGAAAAATGAGTTTCTTCGGTTTCAACAAAATTATCCCCTTTAACACCTAATATAAGTGGTTAAATACTGGCTGAACCACCCCACAAGGAGATGAGCAGGTCGTAAAACTCAAATATTGTTTTACCACTTCCATTTCGACTTCCACTCACAACtgctttcaaaaacttttgtcGAGTTTCCTTCAATTTTTCTTGAACTCGTTTAATTCCTCGTTTTATTACTTCTTTTGAGTCCTTTTCATTTAAAGTATCGATGGCAACAGACCCAAAATACAACTCTTCATCTTTATTATAGATCTCTGCCATAGATAAGCGAACTTCTCTATATAAACTAACTTTATCGGCATCAAAGTcaagatttttataaagcatCCTTGCTTTATAGCTGATAGCACAATTTATAAGGTTCTCTACCATATTATGATCCcatttgaagttttttctttttgttttatcaataaaatcagCCAATTTTGAGTATAAGCTGCAGcagtataaataaaactacaaataataaaatcgaaaattaattgtaaattataaaagcaaaataactaaaattttaagtacACGGAAGTtgctagttttattattatcaaatttaaatattgtaagaATTTGTACACATAcgtacaaatttatataaaaaattaaccagCCTGCTTGCTGAGATCTCGGCAAAAAACAGTGAGATATCGCTATCCGGGCAAGCTCGTTTTTATTCATAGAAacgcaaaataaaattaagttaaaataatgatGACGTCGATATCTCGGCAAACGAGCCCATTGAACGtccaaaagacgtcttttttacgccccatgcccactgggttacttttatgtacaaaattgataataaaatgaagcctctaatatttaatatcttttttaacagaataaatCATGTTTATTCTACTAGATTTTCAAATCAAAACTACATTCAACCTAAAACCTATTATACGGCCACCAAACTCTCTATTGCAAATAGAAGATCCAAATTATggaattctaaatttaataatgacatCAAAACAACTCCATCTTTTCCATTGCTTGATTGTAGGGGTTTTAGGTTGAATTTCAAAAGACATGAGGTTTTTCTTCAGATTCTGTTGATATGTATATGTACAAGCTGGAatgtgttgaaaataaaatcgaaaGCGTTCCTTCTTAGCCCAAAATTGATATTTTCTGAAAGCCAGTAATTAGTGCttaaaaaacaatgttaactttattttttaagtttacttttattacaaaaatcataaaaagccACGtgacatttcattttttttgtcttcaaaatgtagttaacttaatatataataatattttaaacagtttcaCAAATAAAGCTCTTAAAGCGGTTGATGACTTGTATAGAAATATTGTGgcaaattttacaacttttttttgtttgttttgtaaaagtataactactttttataaaattttaaattaataaacatttattttaaataacaataaaagtacATAACTATTACATATCAAATGGCTCAtcttttaaggaaaaaatatcATAATGAGTCCAGAGATTCAGTGTGTTTTTGTTGCTGTAACAAAACACACAGCAACTCTCTTCGAAGTATGCCATCATTGGTGACACTAGTTCGAGACTATGTACACGAAGAATTTAGTTTTGATATAAATGCATTTCCCACTGGACTTTGCTGCCGTTTCAAAAATGCTCTCTATGCCAAAAaggttaatatattttataaatattttattatatttatcaaactttttctaaaatatttcactaaaaatacaaataatctTGTGCACAGCAAGGAAAGCCAGTTAAAATGATAGAAGAGGTTTGGGAAAAGTTTGGAAAAGTGGAAGAGAGATACTTATAAAGATAGAAAGGATTGCTCGAACTGAGGATCAATGCTTATGTCCAATTTGTTGTGTGGTATCAGACAAGTGCAGCcacaagatttttaacttaagagATTATATCATTGAGTCAAATGAAAATCTTTGCATTAAAAGATTAAACTCATTCTACACAGATTGTTTTCAACTAGTTGGAAAGGGCATTAGGCACCCATTCACGAGAACATCAGCTGTTCAAAATGCTAAGAATCTTACTCTTTCCAAGAATGAAAAGATGTCAGAGCAAGTAATCTCAACTGTTTTAAAGTTTCGAATTAAGAATGAAAATTCGTTACAATTGTCCACaggtagatttttatttattttcttatttatttaaaatgactttCTGCAATACTTTATTCTAATTTTAGAAGGATCACTCATGCCTGTAGTACTAAAACCAAAGctccaaaaaaataaagtagccTCTACTCTACTGATACAATATTTGATATCAAGAAAAATCATGATCTACTTGAAAATGTTGTTCGTGATATTCTTAGAGATTTACGTAAAGATCTTGGTCCTTTCGgtgtctaaatattttataacataatttaaacgGCAGtacatttattttcttttttcaaaaaaactataatatttaatatatcacATTGTTTACAGTATGGTATTTCACAATTAAGTGTTGAAAAGAACTCAATTGCTACGGTTATGAAGCCGTCTCATGCTCTAGATAAGTtttacagttacaaaaaaattgtttttttaaatggaaaggAGGATGAACTTGAAATCTCagtgttgaaaaatattgtatacaTTGAAGATCTCACCAGATTTGTTCAAAAAATCTGCTCTCTACGTGGGTTAGATCCTATGAAAGCCATTGTTAGAGTTGGAATTGACGGAGGACAGGGTTCACTGAAGGTTTAGTAACTTAACCTAATTtatattactcaaataaaagaaataaaattagaattattattcaatttgtGATTAATTTCAGATTAATTTcagattataatattttataatgttttgtgATTAATTTCAGATTAATTTCAgattataatgttttataatgttttgtGATTAGTTTCAGATTAATTTCAgattataatgttttataatgttttgtgattaatttcagattttaatgaatattttcgATGAAACAAAGTTAGAGGGGCGGAATAGAAATGAGAAAGACTGAGGAGTGAAGAAGGTAATAATTCTGGCTTTGGCACGTAACGTCAAAGAGAATAACCATAATCTTAGAATGATTACTAAATTAATTAATCTAAATCAGCTCAAATTTTTTGTGGCTTCTGACCTAAAGCTCATAAACGTACTTCTTGGTATATCAgcaagagatttttttttaattttattgatttttacaagtagcttttaaaacattaaatctcagaataataaaataatttattatagagTCATGGTGGAAAACATGCTTGTTGTGTACTGGTACAATAAGCTCATCAGATGACTTGAAAACTTTTAACTCCTTAAGTTCAGATTACTATCTGTACCAAGATGCAGGATATCCTTATAAGACTGtgcaattatttaataatattattaactcaTGTTTGCTTGAGGAAGATCCTAGAAAATTTATTCTTGATACCATCCCTCCACCAAAACTTCTAATGTATGAGCATGTTATGACAAAAATTGTTGACATTCTTTTAGTTAATGAGGGCCTGAAATCCTTTTTGGACAAAAAAACTGTAATGTGGCATGGTTATAATGGTGGTGGATTGGATGAACCAAACTGTGATAAAGTTCTCAAGTTATTAGACTAAATGATGCTGATAACACCAATTCAGTTATACCCCTGCGTTGAAACCTTGCAGATGTTTAGAAAAggtaacaattatatatatatatatatatatatatatatatatatatatatatatatatatatatatatatatatacatatatatatatatattctaatcctatactatatatattctaatcctatactatatttttcagttgcaaaaagttgttttgGCATGATGCTAAAACCTTCATACAGTAAAGATAGCTCGCAGTTTATTGAATCTGCTGAATATTTAGAATACTATTGTAAAGATGTATTTGACAAAACATTGTCACTTGATTGGAAGTTCCATATTATTAAATACCACCTAGTAGATTTTCTCAATACTATATACAATAGGAGTGTTccaaaataagaaatttgtgTACGAGTGCGTATGGAAGGAGGAGGGAGGGGGAGCATTCCAACAAATGTATGTACGCAAACGCAAAAAATTGAGGTGGCAGTTCACGTTCACTTGCCCATTAATAAAAGGTGAACGCCACCCACGTTCATGGCCTGTTTGggttataaaagttaaacagggcaaaaaaaaaatgttcatgtTCACGTGCGTGAATGGAATTGGGGGAGGGGGTTAGACCACCGAGCTTATGAAACTTTTATGAGGAATGGAAGGGGGATGTAAGACCACCGTAGGGGTGGAGGGGTGAGACCACCAAGCGTACGTAAATATGGGGGGGGGGTATAAAAAGGTACGAGGTGCAACAGGGGGAGGTAGGGGGTCAAAATCTGGAGATTTTGCGTACGTGATATATGGGTGGCCCCTAAGTTGTGttaatataacttataaaaaattaaaaactgatgatataaatatttcaatcgTAATTAAGTTGTATTCATCTTTAATTAATAGCACGAACATTATGCGTAACCAGTTCAAGGAATATGaaactaaagcaaaaaaatatcagGGCAAGACGTATATGaaatatcaaaatgaaatcGCAAAAGaaaacgtaaaacattttttgatgaatCGCAGGATGGCGACATTAGCTGCACTTATAATGGTGCGATAACTTTCGAATAAAAacgtttaatattattttagacCATTTAAAAGTGGAATAAGAATATTTAAAGGTAAAGGCTGCAACTAATTCTACTGCCGAACGTTCGTTTTCGCGTCtcaaaagaactaaaaattaCTTAAGGTCAAAAATGTCAGAAGATAGATTAAATGCTTTGGCTATTTTGTCGATTGAATCTGATACAATTGAATCAATATCATATGATGGTATTATTCAATCTTTTGTAGAAACGAAATCAAGGCGTCATGCTTTGTAAATACTCGTAACTATTTATCGGgataaattttagtttgaaaGTTGTTTTGATTATCttttagtttatgtttttaataaactatgaTTCTTACCATTCTTGgaatttgttttgttgttatttatttaagagaatatttattctgtttatttgtatattttatgtcTATTAATCATATTAtaactgtttcaataaaaatgcaGAGTTAAGAAAGCAGCGCGTATTCCTTTTTTGACCtagttcactttttttttttgcatgtaagGGTGCAAATTTTTCATAGCCTATGGGCGACAAAATTGTAAATTCGCCTCTGGTCacttattgacatttttattgtattctttGCGGTAGTACTGAATTGTTAAAGTCTAATTTTCTATACTTTGGATAACATTATATCTGCTTACAGGTAAACCAGATTTACATATTGTTAACtaatgttttcattttgaagtaaaaaaaaagcatctaaAGTCAGTTTTaacaaatcttaaaaacaatgatgttgaaaaataaattcaataatacCAATATACTTTTACAGTTTTTACAccgttaaaaatataattattttttcccaTTTACAAGTATAATGATATTAATGTGCCATTGGTTAAACAGGTCTGACGCATTACTGCTTGCAGACTTTAGGAACTAATAACTAGGCAATGGCGTCATCTGCAAACTAATTACCAGTTTTGTTTTCCACTTTAAATTCTTAAGAAATCTAAATATGTGCGCGCTTTCTGCTTATTCATCTAACCGATCTGTAATAGTGCCATTCTCCTCATTTTTCCATAGGTGAGCGCggctaaaattaaaacttttactgCGTTCTCCTACGGAAAAAAGGGGAGAATGGCAACCCTATCTCTAATGCAACTTTTTACTCATTTAAAagactccttttttttttgatttaacaatAAAGTGATCAGTCGTATTTTTTTTCGCTCAATATCGaagaaatgttattttttatcgttaaaaattatttaaattttaattaaatctttctttCAATAAGAGTTGTGTTTGAAGTGGAACTAAAAACTacctttttatgaaaaaaaaaatcttttttttctattgtcaACTTAGACGCACATGTCTCTATacccaaaacattttaaaaacctgtTGTGTTTAATACACAAATGCATCCACTCTAAATGTTACCTTAGTTTTATTTCGAgcctttattaatttttgctaTAACTATGccagcaaaaattatattttctgcttatattaggtttgtttttttatgtaaaaaaaaaacacttcaaaaAACTTTGTGTATTTTGGGTAAACAGTTGACAAACTAAAATTTGCATTAAatcaaatggaaaaaaaaaacacagtgAACACAAGAGGTATTCAAAATAGCTAGAAAACGTTTTATCATACTATGTGATAATCAGTTAAAAAGAATAACTGGTGAAAAATGTAGATCTaccataaatctttttataaaggTCTTGACTGCTAGATTATTATGTTATTTCAAGCGTTTCTACAGTTATTGACTGCTAGATTTTATAGTAATACACTGCAAGATTAAGTAGATTGTTAAGACGTGTTGTGAATGTTTTGGTGCAAGCCAGTTTTAGAATTTAAACGTaactaccaaaaaaaaaaaaaaaaaaatttcacgtCATCATGGATTACAAAAGAGCTCAGAAAAAGTTCTAAAGTTAAGCAAAAATTGTAtagaaagtattttaaaaagagaACATTATACAATAAGACAACTTACAAGAATTAcgctaaaaaatttgaaatccaatgaaaaaataaaagaaaaaacactaGATAAATTTACtagaaaagtaaaaagataattcaaagcAAACATGGCAAGTTTTAAGGGAAATTACAGGCAGTAAGAAATTGAAAGCTAGCTCTTTACCTAAAGCTATTAAAAttgatgataaaatatttaatgatttaagAGTGGTAGCTAATAAAATGAATGAACTCTTTAATTTTGTAGGACcaagtttagcaaaaaaaacttcataaacaaaaaaataaacagatttAGTTTTCCTTTAGTATCTTatctaaattcttttgatttgtcTTTTGACGAATTTGATAGAGCTTTTAAAATGCCAAAGTTAAATAAAGCAAACGGTGCTGATAATATCAATGGAAACATTGTTATTcattcatatgagatcataaaaaaatatcctttttaaaatatttaagtgttGAATTcaacaaagaattttttctGATGAATTCAAGATTTTAGAGCGTGtaatgtataatagactttattctttcttaaatgtaactaatatttttaacaataaacagTTTGGGTTTAAATCCGGTCATTCGACCGATCACGCAATAATTAATCTtgtacataatatatttaaagcttttgatgaaaaaaaatttacttttcgTGTCTTTATTGATCTAAGCAAAGCGTTTAATACCGTAGATCATAATGTTCTcctatataaacttataaactaCGGTATCATAAGTtctaactttattataataaagttagaACTTATGATAAACGTAGATTTATATAAAGAATAGGAAACAATGCATTTTATATGGTTGTAAAAGAACAGATTTAATGACAATCAACTGCGGAAGTCACCCAAGAATCAATTCTATGACCgcttttatttctcatttatataaatgacttgagtaaattttccaataccttaaattcaattttatttgccgACGATACCAAcgtattttattctaataaagatattaattttttatttgcaacagTGAACAAAGAGCTTGCAAAACTAACCCAAtagtttatatcaaataaattgtccataaatattaaaaaatcataatttactTTCTTCCATCGTCTTCATGATAAAGACAACAAAAGAGAGCGTTTATGTTcaaagtagataataaaatggcacccattttatttaactcattttttgaaaaaataagtcatttatacccaacaagattttcaaataacGATTACATTCAACCAAAAACATATTATTCTACGACTAAGTTTTCGATTGCAATCAGAGGACCTAATTTATGGAACACGCTATTGGATAacgagttaaaaaaatttcttcccttgatcaatttaaaaataaaataaaaaataaacttttgataattgacAACGAACGGGACTtcttctgaaacttttaaataagagtaaacacttgttttttacttgttatttacttcatttttgatcatatttatttttgattttaatcaaaatattacaTTGTGGTAacggtaatatatttttttgtttttaatattctggTTTTGAAGGGGCTTGgcaataaaactaaatttgtcttcttcttgccccagccgtatatatacatgtttttcaaatctaattttgtaaatattttctttatggcAAAATacgtagtaataataataacaataatagtaataataataataacaacaataataattaaaacaataataataataataacaataataatagtaacactAATAGCAAtactaataacaacaacaataataataataataataataataataataataataataataataataataataataaataaaaatagctaaagtttcaccaatatttaaagGTGGAGACTTACCTAATGTTAATAATTACCGCCCAATATCTGTTTTCtctgttttctcaaaaaatatagagagaatatttataataaagattttaatcaTCTTTCTCACAGTAATATCTTATACAAAAAccaatatggatttaaaaaaaaaactccactGAACACGCTATACTCCaaataacacaatatatttctgaatcatttgaaaaattcaaatttacttcaggcatttttattgacttttgtAAAACCTTCGATACGATTGTTCATAAAATTctattcaaaaaacttaaatactaTGGAATCCTTGGAAATGTTTTGAAgctattaaaaagttatttaagcaatAGAAATCATCGAAATCAAAATTATTAGATGTAACGTATGGAGTTTCTCAACGGTCTGTTAGAGGAACTCCGCAGGTTAGATCTAACATGCGGAGTTCCTCTATTATTTCTCATTTACTTAAACGATCTTTATGAAGCATctaatttaatgacaattatgtttgctgacgacatgaattttttttttttttacctcatGGTAACATAACGATACTATTTCAAAGTATGAACatagaatttattaaaatttctgaaTGGTTTATTCTAAATAAGTTTTCtcttaatgttgaaaaaataaaatggtctCTTTTTCATCCATAATGCAAAAAACATCTTCTACAAAGTGAAAAGTATCGCCTGCTCTTTTTATAGATGACATGCAAATTAAAAGAGTAACGGGTACACATTTTTTAggggtttttattgatgaaaatctgaCATGGAAAAGACACCTTAAAAACTTATCCtctaaaatttccaaaagtaCAGGAATACTATTCAAAATAGGAAGTCTGCTAAGTAGACATACTTTTATTCAGCTACACCACTCTTTTATTCATTACCATCTAAATTATGCTAATGCGGCTTGAGGTAGTGTTAGCAAAACTAAATTAGAACCACTTCAAGCCAACAGAAACATAATGCGCAActtattaactttaaacttcGTTTTTATCATGCTACgcctcttttaaataaaatgaatcttcttactatatattaacttaatatttttaatgtattgtgttttatgtttaaatgtaaaaactaaatgttaaatctccaatttcttttcacaatttatattcctataaaagttaaaaataaatacaatttgcgtaatgaaaattttattctttaaccagctttcaaaattaattttagtaaattttgtatttcattaagaggagcatttttatggaacaaagtgatattaaaaatttttgatttttctcaagaatggaactttttcttatttaaaagaaaattgaaaaaaattctcttcttaattgaaaacattcttatttatttttaagttttttttttttttattattaatactcttaagaaatcttttatcgtaatttatatatacgaaatcttttatcttaacttatatgtatacatatatgtgtaagtaaatatatttaagtggTTGTATGTCTACATGTgtgtaaataattatatatgtatttatggatgaatattttattaaaggtttattttttatttaaaatctgtttaggAGTTTCTCGATGACTAGATCTTCTGCGAGTATCCGCGGTCTTATTATAACATTAACAAAACTTGCAATTCTtactatatgtattttttttattataaaacttacttggaataaataaaaagaacaaaaaaaaaaaagaaaagaagaatttTCCGGTGTTATAGAAACtctaattatttgtatatttcacattcttt
This window harbors:
- the LOC136078761 gene encoding uncharacterized protein LOC136078761, translating into MDVECMWPGSVHDAKVFANSSISMKLRNTILPHTFQKSTKKVEKIPNYLIGDPAYPLLPFCMKEYKHCSNNEEVIFNNMLRAARNPIECAFGRLKARWGILIIKVDLKLEAVPTVIYACFVLHNICEKTNSYVDDNLAKSQTDLIKKNEKEYKNVPNPIYSINEAEGLIIRRTLTDLIN